A stretch of the Kroppenstedtia eburnea genome encodes the following:
- a CDS encoding AAA family ATPase, with protein MKLKRVYFRGFGRWVDREFRFQEGLNLIEAPNESGKSTLIRGLTALLYGGKKEGVGRRVREDWLEAYQPWNGKDYGGEVDFTLGEREYRLIRTLQWEEEREQLVDPVTGRDLSGDFPMDRRKDRNFTEGLTGLSRSLFQRVAWIRSLPMSGDHQVVDKIRQLVHQGEEMNVRPALERLEKEIQGIGKTPAAKNKPYGVISAKCAELEAEVTALRETYRSIREDQARLAGMKKEWAELAEKEEHLSRRMKKLQEALNQAKEREALLEKQKHLEYIQERWTEAVDQVTRLEREREGVKPPYLLSPEEVEEIRGLIDGNNRPEDRADRIEERLRSLAQEIQDWEEKNSSLLQLDERWLQKQLSDLEEGCRLQENLKTPDFQETIDDRVKGIQMEKDYKNLTALQHREEELRKERGTLEDQRRNWRMRLDLIEREKFLTQVVDAQVPPARSSFRWLWLTGAGLAFFLLMVFLIPGLSIAGLLFSIFASVRYWRLRQVDRQVRQEWDERHEGLKRDRERVRRERRELESGGESLSDPDHLREGLAKTEEKLNEVHHSLAMVIQEQEALLNRWKADSTVELRRLVEEKFQQIRDREEARKQDREHRERLEEIRREAEEGATVFRDRLGTFEFRSWLKEWSAIGEEAQKARDKLTSLRLESTTLEKELHRLIPEMEHRSQQRARWKEKLGSDDPALWTEWMLASEHVRRLDDRLEAARSALRKETERKEAEAWDLELERVRKQLEEKGNEGQASAAELAGDLQKLERELEWIKEKHREKETEVLRLEERLQTLLSGVPSLAERETQLAEARSEKERLERERIIVESAKEVLEEATRELREDLSPRLAPHASRWIGKVTGGRYRDLLIDPAEGISLSVFVPETGERQPIERLSRGTVDQMYFAMRLALIRFFAEHGNLSLPVILDDSLVHFDGERIREALRILGEMAGEHQVILCTCQSRERRLLEEEGIPFELQALS; from the coding sequence ATGAAATTGAAACGTGTCTATTTCCGGGGATTCGGCCGCTGGGTGGACCGGGAGTTCCGGTTTCAAGAAGGCCTCAATCTGATTGAGGCGCCCAATGAATCGGGTAAATCGACTCTGATTCGGGGATTGACGGCTCTTCTCTACGGCGGCAAGAAGGAAGGTGTGGGCCGGCGGGTCCGGGAAGACTGGCTGGAAGCATACCAACCATGGAACGGGAAGGATTACGGAGGGGAAGTGGACTTTACCCTCGGAGAGAGGGAGTATCGCTTGATCCGCACTCTGCAATGGGAAGAGGAACGGGAGCAGTTGGTGGATCCGGTGACCGGAAGGGACCTCTCCGGTGATTTTCCTATGGACAGGCGGAAAGACCGTAATTTTACAGAAGGGTTGACAGGACTCTCCCGCAGTTTATTTCAGCGGGTGGCCTGGATCCGGTCGCTTCCCATGTCCGGAGATCATCAGGTGGTGGACAAAATTCGACAATTGGTCCATCAGGGAGAGGAAATGAATGTCCGTCCCGCCTTGGAACGTTTGGAAAAGGAGATTCAGGGGATCGGAAAAACCCCTGCAGCCAAAAACAAGCCCTATGGAGTGATATCGGCCAAATGTGCGGAACTGGAAGCCGAAGTGACCGCACTGAGAGAGACTTATCGAAGCATCAGGGAAGACCAGGCCCGGTTGGCGGGGATGAAAAAGGAATGGGCGGAACTGGCCGAAAAAGAGGAACACCTTTCCCGCCGGATGAAAAAGCTGCAAGAAGCCCTCAACCAGGCAAAAGAACGGGAAGCATTGTTGGAAAAACAGAAACATCTGGAGTATATCCAGGAGCGCTGGACTGAAGCGGTGGATCAGGTGACCCGGCTGGAGAGGGAACGGGAAGGAGTGAAACCGCCCTATCTGCTGTCACCTGAAGAGGTGGAGGAGATTCGCGGCTTGATCGATGGAAATAACCGGCCGGAAGACCGGGCGGATCGGATCGAAGAACGGCTTCGCTCCCTGGCGCAGGAGATTCAGGACTGGGAGGAAAAGAACTCCTCACTTCTCCAACTCGATGAACGATGGCTGCAAAAGCAACTCTCTGATCTGGAAGAGGGCTGTCGATTGCAAGAGAATCTGAAGACTCCGGACTTCCAGGAAACCATCGACGACCGGGTCAAGGGAATCCAGATGGAGAAGGATTACAAAAATCTGACTGCCCTTCAACACCGGGAAGAGGAGCTGCGAAAAGAACGGGGAACTCTGGAGGATCAACGGCGCAATTGGCGGATGAGATTGGATCTGATTGAACGGGAAAAGTTTCTCACCCAGGTGGTGGATGCCCAGGTACCGCCCGCCCGCTCCAGTTTCCGCTGGCTTTGGCTGACGGGGGCAGGGCTGGCTTTCTTCCTGTTGATGGTCTTTCTGATACCGGGACTTTCCATTGCGGGACTGCTTTTCTCGATCTTTGCCTCTGTTCGGTATTGGCGTTTGCGACAGGTGGATCGTCAGGTGCGACAAGAATGGGACGAACGCCACGAGGGCCTCAAGCGTGACCGGGAGAGGGTTCGTCGGGAGCGGAGGGAGCTGGAGTCGGGAGGGGAATCTCTCTCCGATCCCGATCATCTGCGGGAGGGATTGGCCAAAACTGAAGAAAAGCTGAATGAAGTCCATCACTCTCTGGCGATGGTGATTCAGGAACAGGAAGCCCTCCTGAACCGTTGGAAAGCCGACTCCACCGTGGAATTGAGACGGCTGGTGGAAGAGAAATTCCAGCAGATCCGCGATCGGGAAGAGGCCCGCAAACAGGATCGGGAACACCGGGAACGTCTGGAGGAGATCCGCCGGGAAGCGGAGGAAGGAGCGACGGTTTTCCGTGACCGCCTGGGGACCTTTGAATTCCGTTCCTGGCTGAAGGAGTGGTCCGCGATCGGGGAGGAAGCCCAAAAAGCCCGGGATAAGCTGACCAGCTTGAGATTGGAATCGACCACGCTGGAGAAGGAGCTGCACCGGCTGATTCCGGAAATGGAACACCGGAGTCAACAGCGTGCCCGTTGGAAAGAGAAGTTGGGAAGCGACGATCCGGCTCTGTGGACGGAGTGGATGTTGGCAAGTGAACATGTTCGTCGCCTGGATGACAGATTGGAGGCGGCCCGTTCCGCCCTGAGGAAGGAAACGGAACGGAAAGAGGCGGAAGCCTGGGATCTGGAGTTGGAAAGAGTCCGCAAACAACTGGAGGAAAAGGGGAACGAAGGGCAGGCGAGTGCGGCTGAACTCGCCGGCGATCTTCAGAAGTTGGAACGGGAGTTGGAGTGGATCAAGGAAAAGCACCGGGAAAAAGAGACGGAGGTCCTTCGCTTGGAGGAGCGTCTCCAAACCTTGCTCTCCGGGGTGCCTTCCCTGGCGGAACGGGAGACACAGCTGGCAGAGGCCCGGTCGGAAAAGGAACGGTTGGAGCGGGAGCGGATCATTGTGGAGTCGGCGAAGGAAGTCTTGGAAGAAGCCACCCGGGAGCTCCGGGAAGATCTGTCTCCCCGCTTGGCCCCCCATGCTTCCCGGTGGATCGGAAAGGTGACGGGAGGTCGCTACCGGGATCTTTTGATTGATCCCGCCGAAGGGATCAGCCTCAGCGTCTTTGTTCCGGAAACCGGTGAACGGCAACCGATTGAGCGGTTGAGCCGGGGTACGGTCGATCAGATGTATTTTGCCATGCGTCTCGCTTTGATCCGTTTTTTTGCAGAACATGGAAACCTGTCGCTTCCGGTGATTCTCGATGACAGCTTGGTTCATTTTGACGGGGAGCGGATCCGGGAAGCGCTGCGCATCCTCGGGGAGATGGCGGGGGAGCACCAGGTGATTTTGTGTACCTGTCAAAGCCGGGAACGTCGACTGTTGGAGGAGGAGGGAATTCCCTTTGAACTTCAGGCCCTTTCTTGA
- a CDS encoding metallophosphoesterase family protein — protein MKSFTFVHTADLHLDLPFQGWKGKEGQGWARRQEQRRTFETIIGLVKERNAAFLLIAGDFLEHETASRSTAQWVIEQIRQIPGTCVLIAPGNHDPLRSDSFYKTLDWPSHVHIFDSEWEELRYGEFSLRVYGKGFADYEEPESCLPAVPPLEEGERRIMLVHGTYSSHRTESPYFPLCDQDLLPLELDYAALGHIHLPSLHRLDNRRGTWICYPGSPESLRWKETGERTVTVGTFGMDGLHLERIAVQTRRYEVDQVDVQGCGTEDQVIRRILEKFPPGEERQACRRIHLCGRRPVDLSLQEEWILSQLEDAGFHYVEVEDETLPDYDLDQIREQEGLAGLFVRKMEERIDGADPGEADLLRQALYKGLDALMVEGSRS, from the coding sequence ATGAAATCTTTCACATTTGTACATACTGCTGACCTCCACCTGGATCTCCCCTTTCAGGGATGGAAGGGAAAAGAAGGACAGGGGTGGGCCCGGCGGCAGGAACAGAGACGGACTTTTGAGACCATCATTGGATTGGTGAAAGAGCGGAATGCCGCATTTTTACTGATCGCCGGTGATTTCCTGGAACATGAGACCGCCAGCCGGTCCACTGCACAATGGGTGATCGAACAGATCCGTCAAATTCCCGGGACCTGTGTATTGATCGCTCCGGGAAATCACGATCCATTACGTTCAGACTCCTTTTACAAAACCCTCGACTGGCCCTCCCATGTCCACATCTTCGATTCGGAGTGGGAGGAACTCCGATACGGGGAGTTTTCCCTCCGTGTTTACGGGAAAGGCTTTGCGGATTATGAAGAACCCGAGAGCTGTCTTCCCGCGGTCCCTCCCCTGGAGGAGGGGGAGAGAAGGATCATGCTGGTTCACGGAACATACTCATCCCATCGCACAGAGTCACCCTATTTCCCTTTGTGCGATCAAGACCTTCTCCCCCTGGAGCTGGACTATGCAGCCCTGGGTCATATCCATCTGCCCTCCCTTCACCGGTTGGACAATCGCCGGGGCACCTGGATCTGTTATCCCGGATCTCCGGAAAGTCTGCGATGGAAAGAGACCGGGGAGCGGACGGTGACAGTGGGAACCTTTGGGATGGACGGGCTCCATCTGGAACGCATTGCAGTGCAAACCCGTCGCTATGAAGTGGATCAGGTGGATGTGCAAGGGTGTGGCACGGAGGATCAGGTGATCCGGCGGATTCTTGAAAAATTCCCCCCCGGAGAGGAGCGGCAGGCATGTCGTCGCATCCATCTCTGCGGGCGCCGGCCTGTCGATCTCTCTCTGCAGGAAGAGTGGATTTTGAGTCAGTTGGAGGATGCGGGATTCCATTATGTGGAGGTTGAGGATGAAACCCTCCCTGATTATGATTTGGATCAGATTCGGGAGCAGGAAGGTTTGGCAGGTCTGTTTGTGCGCAAGATGGAAGAGCGGATCGATGGAGCGGATCCCGGGGAAGCGGATCTCCTGCGTCAAGCTCTTTATAAAGGATTGGATGCGCTCATGGTGGAGGGGAGTCGGTCATGA
- the greA gene encoding transcription elongation factor GreA codes for MAQKKEVLLTEEGLAKVKDELELYRTKRRQDVANRLKEAIAQGDLSENAEYDAAKEEQAFVESRIMTLENMVRNAKIIDQDTQNKNFVSVGAKVTIQELPDGDEETYTIVGSAESDPISGKISNESPIGAELIGKREGETIKVPAPSGTLEFKIISIH; via the coding sequence ATGGCACAGAAAAAAGAAGTCCTTCTGACCGAAGAGGGTCTGGCAAAGGTAAAAGATGAACTGGAGCTTTACAGGACGAAACGCCGTCAAGACGTGGCCAACCGGTTGAAGGAGGCCATCGCCCAGGGAGACCTGAGTGAAAACGCTGAATACGATGCGGCCAAAGAGGAACAGGCTTTTGTGGAATCCCGGATTATGACCCTTGAAAATATGGTTCGCAACGCCAAAATTATTGACCAGGATACACAAAACAAAAACTTCGTCAGTGTCGGTGCCAAGGTGACGATCCAAGAGCTGCCCGATGGTGACGAGGAGACTTATACCATCGTGGGAAGCGCCGAGTCCGACCCCATCTCCGGCAAAATCTCCAATGAATCTCCGATCGGTGCTGAACTGATCGGCAAACGGGAAGGTGAGACGATAAAGGTTCCCGCCCCTTCTGGAACCTTGGAATTTAAAATCATATCCATCCACTGA
- a CDS encoding 2-hydroxyacid dehydrogenase → MNKLKNEKPKVLVTRAIPSEGLDLLNKHCEVTLGARDRMLGRKELLDLVKGKDALLSMLTDRVDRELMEIATDLKVVSNFAVGFDNIDVEEATRRGIVVTHTPEVLTDATADLAFTLLLDVARRVTEGDRLTRAGGWKEWAPLFHLGKDVSGSTLGIIGMGRIGRAVAKRARGFEMKVVYHSRTRVSSEEEKELGVSYLPLRELLQQADFVSLHAPYNSNTHHLIGREELSLMKKSAYLINTSRGALVDEPALVKALQQGEIAGAGLDVYEDEPRLTSGLADLNSVVLAPHLGSATRETRGRMAVTAAQNIVAELCGIGESKRVHPF, encoded by the coding sequence GTGAACAAGTTGAAAAACGAAAAGCCCAAAGTCCTTGTCACCCGGGCCATTCCGTCGGAAGGCCTCGATTTGTTGAACAAACATTGCGAAGTGACGCTGGGTGCCCGGGATCGGATGTTGGGCCGGAAAGAACTGCTCGATTTGGTGAAGGGAAAAGATGCTTTGTTATCCATGTTGACCGACCGGGTGGACAGAGAATTGATGGAGATTGCAACCGATCTGAAAGTGGTCAGCAATTTTGCTGTCGGATTTGACAATATCGATGTGGAGGAAGCGACCCGTCGGGGGATCGTCGTCACCCACACACCGGAAGTGCTGACGGATGCGACGGCAGATCTGGCCTTCACTCTGCTGCTGGATGTGGCCCGCCGTGTAACGGAGGGGGATCGGCTCACCCGGGCAGGGGGGTGGAAAGAGTGGGCTCCTCTGTTTCATCTGGGAAAAGATGTGTCGGGATCCACACTCGGCATCATCGGGATGGGGCGAATCGGACGGGCTGTTGCCAAACGGGCCCGAGGTTTTGAGATGAAGGTGGTTTATCATTCCAGAACCCGGGTCTCATCAGAGGAAGAAAAAGAGCTGGGTGTAAGTTATCTTCCCCTGCGGGAACTGTTGCAACAAGCAGACTTTGTTTCCCTCCATGCCCCCTACAATAGCAATACCCATCATCTGATCGGGCGGGAGGAACTCTCCCTGATGAAAAAGAGTGCTTATCTCATCAATACCTCCCGGGGAGCATTGGTGGATGAACCGGCGTTGGTTAAAGCTCTGCAACAGGGGGAAATCGCCGGAGCCGGCTTGGATGTGTATGAAGATGAACCCCGGCTCACTTCCGGGTTGGCCGATTTGAATTCGGTGGTGCTGGCTCCCCATCTGGGGAGTGCCACCCGGGAAACCCGCGGCCGGATGGCTGTGACGGCAGCCCAAAATATAGTCGCGGAATTATGCGGCATCGGAGAGTCCAAACGCGTCCATCCTTTTTGA
- a CDS encoding MFS transporter — MRLLGHIDRLDRPAWLLLVISGLYAVSTALSNTFVNVYLWKLKQDFAVIGFYNLANYLAMAVTFVLAGRLAKQVDRVIAIRIGVALQALFYLAVLLLGNRSVELVFLLGMFLGVGSGFFWLSYNVLYFEITERNNRDIYNGINGLITSGAGILAPVISGWIITRIDHFTGYRLIFALSLAVFLVAVVVSFMLKRRSASGVYRLKEILRLALDRGNHWYWVNLAMIAHGIREGLFAFLISLLIYVATGDELSLGGYLTASSVVALIAYFIVGRFIRINWRDESILIGAAMLGIVVLPLIWGVNTWTLVVLGMGVALFYPVYMVPLTSAVFDVIGENQETARLRVEYVVARELALNVGRILSVTAFLWWVQGISDPSQLRWLVLPVGFVQLFAWLAIRRVPLLEQEL; from the coding sequence ATGCGCTTATTGGGTCATATCGATCGCTTGGACCGCCCGGCATGGCTTCTTTTGGTTATCAGCGGATTATACGCCGTATCCACCGCGCTGTCCAATACCTTTGTCAATGTTTATCTGTGGAAACTGAAGCAGGATTTCGCGGTCATCGGTTTTTACAACCTGGCCAACTATTTGGCGATGGCGGTCACTTTTGTTTTGGCCGGTCGTCTGGCCAAACAAGTGGATCGGGTGATTGCGATCCGGATCGGGGTGGCATTGCAGGCCCTTTTTTATTTGGCCGTGCTTCTGTTGGGAAATCGGTCGGTGGAACTGGTTTTCCTGCTGGGGATGTTTTTGGGCGTGGGTTCCGGTTTTTTCTGGTTGTCCTATAATGTGCTCTATTTTGAGATCACTGAACGGAACAACCGCGATATCTACAACGGAATCAATGGACTGATCACATCGGGGGCGGGGATCTTGGCACCGGTGATCTCCGGCTGGATCATCACCCGGATCGATCATTTCACCGGTTACCGGTTGATATTCGCTCTGTCCTTGGCGGTTTTTCTGGTTGCGGTTGTTGTCAGTTTTATGCTGAAACGGAGGAGCGCCAGCGGAGTCTACCGGCTCAAGGAAATTCTTCGATTGGCTTTGGACCGGGGAAACCACTGGTATTGGGTCAATCTGGCGATGATTGCCCATGGAATCCGGGAAGGTTTGTTCGCTTTTCTGATCAGTCTGTTGATCTATGTGGCTACAGGGGATGAATTGTCCTTGGGTGGGTATCTGACTGCTTCCTCTGTGGTGGCCTTGATCGCGTATTTTATCGTGGGTCGGTTTATAAGGATCAACTGGCGGGATGAAAGTATCTTGATCGGAGCGGCCATGCTGGGGATTGTGGTTCTTCCCCTCATCTGGGGTGTCAATACCTGGACGTTGGTGGTGTTGGGGATGGGGGTCGCTCTTTTTTATCCGGTCTACATGGTCCCTTTAACATCGGCAGTGTTTGATGTCATCGGAGAGAACCAGGAGACAGCACGTCTCCGTGTCGAATATGTGGTGGCCAGGGAACTGGCTCTCAATGTGGGCCGGATCTTGAGCGTCACCGCTTTCCTGTGGTGGGTGCAGGGGATTTCCGACCCGTCCCAATTGCGATGGTTGGTTCTGCCCGTGGGCTTTGTCCAGCTGTTTGCATGGCTGGCCATCCGTCGGGTCCCATTGTTGGAACAGGAGCTTTGA
- a CDS encoding rhomboid family intramembrane serine protease, protein MFQHTQLPYRRFKSYFPVVTGILAIQTLLFLLMTISGGSTNPLVLLRFGALENTALLIGGEWWRLVTPVFLHIGITHFLFNSFSLYLLGPQLEWLFGRWRFIALYLLTGIMGNLATAYLGEVGISAGASGAIYGLLGVYVYLFLFRRGSMDPDTGKGLLALVGINLVISILTPTINLTAHLGGLVAGFLLAGPLLRRKM, encoded by the coding sequence GTGTTTCAGCATACGCAACTTCCTTACAGGCGCTTTAAATCCTATTTCCCGGTGGTCACCGGGATCTTGGCGATCCAGACCCTCCTCTTTTTATTGATGACAATCAGCGGAGGGTCGACCAATCCATTGGTTTTGTTACGTTTTGGAGCCTTGGAGAACACAGCATTGTTGATCGGTGGGGAATGGTGGAGGCTGGTTACCCCTGTGTTTTTGCATATTGGAATCACTCATTTTCTTTTTAACAGTTTCTCCCTCTACCTGTTGGGTCCCCAATTGGAATGGTTATTCGGACGGTGGCGGTTCATCGCTCTTTATCTTTTGACAGGGATCATGGGGAATCTGGCCACCGCCTATCTGGGAGAGGTGGGAATCAGCGCCGGAGCTTCCGGTGCCATATACGGCCTGTTGGGAGTTTATGTTTACCTGTTTCTGTTTCGCAGGGGGTCCATGGATCCGGATACGGGGAAAGGGTTGCTCGCTTTGGTGGGGATCAACCTGGTGATCAGCATTCTCACCCCCACCATCAATCTTACGGCTCATCTGGGGGGGCTGGTTGCAGGTTTCTTGCTGGCAGGGCCGCTGCTGCGGAGAAAAATGTAA
- the asd gene encoding archaetidylserine decarboxylase (Phosphatidylserine decarboxylase is synthesized as a single chain precursor. Generation of the pyruvoyl active site from a Ser is coupled to cleavage of a Gly-Ser bond between the larger (beta) and smaller (alpha chains). It is an integral membrane protein.): MKERILMAMLNCMPKKSVSRWMGRLARSPHSRRLIPYFIRRFDVDLSQVEKPVSQYQTLLDFFVRGLKEGARPVDPDPERIVSPVDGTVSQMGEIHEGTILQAKGVTYTLEALLGGNGEKMSRFEGGRFITLYLSPRDYHRIHTPIQGRVTGLTYIPGSLFPVNALGVQRVRGLFARNERLITFLQSPAGDVALVKVGATNVGSIRVVYDREIVTNCRGRKQILSRDYPGMEALEKGEELGRFEFGSTVILLFEADRIDWVGGLSPGTMIRMGEPIASIRRD; encoded by the coding sequence ATGAAAGAGCGTATTCTGATGGCGATGTTGAATTGCATGCCAAAAAAATCGGTATCCCGTTGGATGGGGCGCCTGGCCCGCTCCCCTCACAGCCGGAGACTGATTCCATATTTTATCCGTCGTTTCGATGTGGATTTGAGCCAGGTGGAAAAGCCGGTATCTCAATACCAAACCTTGCTTGACTTTTTTGTGAGGGGACTCAAGGAAGGAGCGAGACCGGTGGACCCCGACCCCGAGCGAATCGTCAGTCCGGTGGACGGAACCGTCTCCCAGATGGGGGAAATCCATGAGGGGACCATTCTCCAAGCGAAGGGGGTAACTTACACCCTGGAAGCTCTTCTCGGAGGCAACGGGGAAAAAATGAGCCGGTTCGAGGGAGGCAGGTTTATCACCCTCTATCTCAGCCCGCGGGATTACCATCGGATTCATACCCCGATTCAGGGGCGGGTGACCGGGTTGACTTATATTCCGGGCTCTCTCTTTCCGGTGAATGCCCTGGGAGTGCAACGGGTACGCGGACTGTTTGCAAGAAATGAACGTTTGATCACTTTTTTGCAGAGCCCTGCCGGAGATGTTGCCCTGGTAAAAGTGGGGGCGACCAACGTGGGGAGCATCCGGGTGGTCTACGATCGGGAAATCGTGACCAACTGCCGTGGGAGAAAACAGATCCTCAGTCGGGACTATCCGGGGATGGAGGCATTGGAGAAGGGAGAGGAACTGGGCCGCTTTGAATTTGGCTCCACCGTGATTCTCCTTTTTGAAGCGGATCGCATCGATTGGGTCGGCGGTCTCTCTCCGGGAACCATGATCCGGATGGGAGAGCCGATTGCATCTATTCGGAGGGATTAG
- a CDS encoding gamma-type small acid-soluble spore protein, with amino-acid sequence MAFQPKGPAKTNAQRIRQQNQQAARGAQGQQFGTEFASETNAQQVQQQNRQAAQGAGAAQGQQQFGTEFASETNTQQVRQQNQKAEAQKQQNQK; translated from the coding sequence ATGGCTTTCCAACCTAAAGGCCCTGCCAAAACCAACGCCCAACGAATTCGACAGCAAAACCAACAGGCTGCCCGGGGCGCTCAAGGTCAACAATTCGGAACTGAATTTGCTTCCGAGACGAATGCCCAACAGGTTCAGCAGCAAAACCGACAGGCTGCCCAAGGTGCTGGTGCCGCTCAAGGCCAACAGCAGTTTGGAACCGAATTTGCTTCCGAAACCAATACCCAGCAAGTTCGGCAGCAAAACCAAAAGGCCGAAGCCCAGAAACAACAAAACCAAAAATAA
- a CDS encoding peptidoglycan D,D-transpeptidase FtsI family protein, translating to MIKPGKRNVRHGELTFQRLHVLWLIVFLLFVALILRLSWVQLGGGEKYRKLAEENNFKQISVVAPRGEIYDTRGKLLVGNESLFTAVYLETDESNEEKLATAKKLSKLLGIPLEEVLEKMDVGLDRKGKPVPRKQPPYYPKKIKDRLSEKEVVKLSEHPSDYKGMNVFLEPLRKYRDDSFAVQTIGYVRPFAGAKTSLEKYKKASGKTEEGGYLDWEQVGMDGIEYSFQDHLRGRHGYKLVRVNSTGKPVEVIKEVKPRPGDNLVLTLDEKMQLETEDFVEKHLHRLRNQAGRDQAPYARNAYAVAMEVKTGKIRTMVSYPDYDPNIWNGPVTSKDYQKLVYTIRNGTITEAPYDARGSDNPEKESQRHPFSSLPPGSTFKPMMALMALNEGLIHPYTGFQDPGSYYYARATPPVRNSGNHHYGWLNVDRALQKSANTFFAWTANRWYQQDGKKSVERYREYTHQFGLGVPTGVPLKGEQDGTEDYLSMSDNFSGLGAMVLGSFGQAQRYTAMQLAQYTATLANDGKRMKPLLTEEIQDQQGKVIQEFKPEVLNRSKIAPRHFQTVKRGMISVTQPGGTAPHLFKKLPFQVAAKTGTSEQDIPGRGRVENSVFVAFAPAEDPEIAVAVIVPEGGYGGVAAGPIAEKMVELYYQEFMK from the coding sequence ATGATCAAACCCGGGAAACGGAATGTCAGACATGGAGAACTCACCTTTCAGCGCTTGCATGTCTTGTGGCTGATCGTTTTTTTGTTGTTTGTGGCCCTTATTCTCCGCCTGTCTTGGGTGCAATTGGGAGGAGGGGAAAAGTACCGGAAACTGGCGGAGGAGAATAATTTCAAACAGATTTCCGTGGTGGCCCCACGCGGCGAGATCTATGATACCAGGGGCAAACTCCTGGTGGGGAATGAATCCCTGTTTACGGCGGTTTACCTGGAGACCGACGAAAGCAACGAAGAAAAATTGGCCACAGCGAAAAAACTTTCCAAACTGCTGGGCATTCCGCTGGAGGAAGTCCTGGAAAAAATGGATGTGGGGCTGGACAGAAAAGGGAAGCCGGTTCCCCGAAAGCAACCCCCTTACTATCCCAAGAAAATAAAGGACCGCCTGAGCGAGAAAGAAGTGGTGAAGCTTTCGGAGCACCCTTCCGACTATAAAGGGATGAACGTATTTCTGGAACCGCTCCGTAAATACCGGGATGATTCCTTTGCGGTTCAAACCATCGGTTATGTTCGCCCCTTTGCCGGAGCCAAAACATCCCTCGAAAAATATAAAAAGGCATCCGGGAAAACTGAAGAGGGAGGGTATCTTGACTGGGAACAAGTGGGGATGGACGGGATTGAGTACAGTTTCCAGGATCACCTTCGGGGGCGGCACGGATATAAACTGGTCCGGGTCAATTCCACCGGTAAACCCGTGGAAGTGATCAAGGAAGTGAAACCCCGACCGGGGGACAATCTGGTTTTGACCCTGGATGAAAAAATGCAACTTGAAACAGAGGATTTTGTGGAAAAGCACCTCCATCGACTGAGAAACCAGGCAGGCCGTGACCAGGCGCCCTACGCACGAAACGCATACGCCGTGGCGATGGAAGTGAAAACGGGAAAAATCCGCACCATGGTCAGTTATCCCGATTATGATCCAAACATCTGGAACGGTCCCGTCACCTCCAAAGACTATCAAAAACTGGTCTATACCATCCGCAATGGAACGATCACGGAAGCCCCCTATGACGCCCGCGGTTCGGACAACCCGGAAAAAGAATCCCAACGGCACCCCTTTTCCTCTTTGCCGCCGGGTTCCACATTTAAGCCGATGATGGCTTTAATGGCATTGAATGAAGGTTTGATCCATCCATACACCGGTTTTCAGGATCCCGGAAGCTATTATTATGCCCGGGCCACCCCACCGGTAAGAAATTCGGGAAATCATCACTACGGTTGGTTGAATGTGGATCGGGCCCTGCAAAAGTCGGCCAACACGTTTTTCGCTTGGACGGCCAACCGTTGGTATCAGCAGGATGGAAAAAAGAGTGTCGAGCGGTATAGGGAGTATACCCATCAGTTTGGCTTGGGAGTTCCGACAGGGGTTCCGTTAAAAGGGGAACAGGACGGGACGGAAGATTACCTCTCCATGTCGGACAATTTCTCCGGACTGGGAGCCATGGTCCTGGGCTCCTTCGGCCAAGCCCAACGTTACACAGCCATGCAGTTGGCCCAGTACACCGCAACACTGGCCAATGACGGGAAGCGGATGAAGCCTTTGCTGACGGAGGAGATCCAGGATCAACAGGGTAAAGTCATCCAGGAGTTTAAACCGGAAGTGCTGAACCGGAGCAAAATCGCTCCCCGCCATTTTCAAACAGTGAAGCGGGGAATGATCTCCGTCACCCAACCCGGGGGAACTGCGCCCCATCTCTTTAAAAAACTTCCCTTTCAGGTGGCAGCCAAGACAGGGACGTCCGAGCAGGATATACCGGGACGGGGACGGGTGGAGAATTCGGTTTTTGTCGCTTTTGCCCCTGCGGAGGATCCAGAGATCGCAGTGGCGGTGATCGTGCCCGAAGGTGGTTACGGAGGGGTCGCCGCCGGACCGATCGCAGAGAAGATGGTGGAGTTATACTACCAGGAATTTATGAAATAA